The following are encoded together in the Lathyrus oleraceus cultivar Zhongwan6 chromosome 3, CAAS_Psat_ZW6_1.0, whole genome shotgun sequence genome:
- the LOC127130659 gene encoding uncharacterized protein LOC127130659 — MGTRLEEGVREGRLSKDEVSSSKKYDSEFSRKRENETNAVSVGRQRRPHARMSPQPRHQVSSKKKNQHERNFEKFLGMFKKLEINIPFSEALEQMPIYAKFMKDIISKKRSTDTEPIILTETCSAVLQGMKIPVKKKDRGSVTIPCTIGDQKFKKALIDLGASASLMPLSIYKKLGIGSVQDT; from the exons ATGGGGAcgaggttagaagaaggtgttcgagagggacggttgtctaaagatgaGGTTTCATCTAGCAAGAAGTATGACAGTGAATTTTCCAGAAAGAGAGAGAACGAGACTAATGCAGTATCTgttgggaggcaaaggaggcctcatgcTAGAATGAGTCCACAACCCCGTCATCAAGTATCATCg aagaagaagaatcaaCATGAGAGAAATTTCGAGAAATTTCTGGGAATGTTCAAGAAACTCGAAATCAATATCCCTTTTTCGGAAGCattggaacaaatgccaatatatgccaagttcatgaaagatATAATTTCCAAGAAGCGTTCCACTGATACTGAACCGATCATCCTGACTGAAACATGCAGTGCCGttctccaaggcatgaaaataccagtaaaaaagaaagacaggggatCAGTTACTATTCCTTGCACTATTGGTGATCAAAAATTCAAGAAGGCTTTGATTGACTTAGGAGCAAGTGCAAGTTTGATGCCACTATCCATCTATAAGAAGCTAGGCATCGGTTCTGTTCAAGACACTTGA